One Setaria viridis chromosome 7, Setaria_viridis_v4.0, whole genome shotgun sequence genomic region harbors:
- the LOC117865872 gene encoding probable ribose-5-phosphate isomerase 2, with product MGSAAASPPPSGELLSQDDLKRVAAHRAVEFVEPGMTLGLGTGSTAAHALDRLGDLLRAGALPGVAGVPTSLKTELHAARAGIPLLPLDAASGARIRLSIDGADEVDPDLNLVKGRGGSLLREKMIEGAGERFVVIVDESKLVPRLGCTGAIPVEVVPFGAPHTLGLIRKVFDGLPGFNARLRKVKKDAGEVPFVTDNGNYIVEMFFEDGIRGDLRDISDSLLRITGVVEHGMFLGMATTVVVANRDGTVTVLHKKK from the coding sequence atgggcagcgccgccgcctcaccgccgccgtccgggGAGCTGCTGTCGCAGGACGACCTGAAGCGCGTGGCGGCGCACCGCGCGGTGGAGTTCGTGGAGCCCGGCATGACGCTGGGCCTGGGCACAGGCTCCACCGCCGCACACGCGCTGGACCGCCTCGGGGACCTCCTCCGCGCAGGCGCGCTGCCGGGGGTCGCCGGCGTTCCCACCTCCCTCAAGACGGAGCTccacgcggcgcgcgccggGATCCCGCTCCTCCCGCTCGACGCGGCCTCGGGCGCCCGGATCCGCCTCTCCAtcgacggcgccgacgaggtcgACCCGGACCTCAACCTCGTCAAGGGCCGCGGGGGGTCGCTGCTGCGGGAGAAGATGATCGAGGGCGCCGGGGAGCGGTTCGTCGTGATCGTCGACGAGTCCAAGCTCGTCCCCAGGCTCGGGTGCACGGGCGCCATCCCCGTCGAGGTCGTCCCCTTCGGCGCGCCCCACACGCTGGGCCTCATCCGCAAGGTGTTCGACGGATTGCCGGGCTTCAACGCCAGGCTCAGGAAGGTCAAGAAGGACGCTGGGGAGGTGCCGTTCGTCACCGACAACGGCAACTACATCGTGGAGATGTTCTTCGAGGACGGCATCCGCGGCGACCTGCGCGACATCAGCGACAGCCTCCTCCGCATCACCGGCGTCGTCGAGCACGGCATGTTCCTCGGCATGGCAaccaccgtcgtcgtcgccaaCAGGGACGGCACCGTCACGGTCCTCCACAAGAAGAAGTAA